One genomic region from Zalophus californianus isolate mZalCal1 chromosome 12, mZalCal1.pri.v2, whole genome shotgun sequence encodes:
- the NEUROD6 gene encoding neurogenic differentiation factor 6 isoform X2, giving the protein MKLKPKIVLRGKSIKRAPGEETEKEEEEEDREEEDENGLPRRRGLRKKKTTKLRLERVKFRRQEANARERNRMHGLNDALDNLRKVVPCYSKTQKLSKIETLRLAKNYIWALSEILRIGKRPDLLTFVQNLCKGLSQPTTNLVAGCLQLNARSFLMGQGGEATHHTRSPYSTFYPPYHSPELTTPPGHGTLDNSKSMKPYNYCSAYESFYESTSPECASPQFEGPLSPPPINYNGIFSLKQEETLDYGKNYNYGMHYCAVPPRGPLGQGAMFRLPTDSHFPYDLHLRSQSLTMQDELNAVFHN; this is encoded by the exons ATGAAATTAAAACCTAAG ATTGTCCTTCGAGGAAAGAGCATCAAAAGGGCCCCAGGAGAAGAAAccgagaaggaagaagaggaggaagacagggaggaggaagatgaaaaTGGCTTGCCCAGAAGGAGGggtcttaggaaaaaaaagacgACCAAACTCCGACTGGAGAGGGTCAAGTTCAGGAGACAGGAAGCTAACGCACGCGAGAGAAACAGGATGCACGGCCTCAACGACGCTCTGGACAATTTAAGAAAAGTGGTCCCCTGCTATTCCAAAACCCAAAAACTGTCCAAAATAGAAACTTTACGACTGGCCAAAAACTACATCTGGGCACTTTCTGAAATTCTGAGAATTGGCAAGAGACCTGACCTGCTCACGTTCGTCCAAAACTTATGCAAAGGTCTTTCCCAGCCAACTACAAACTTGGTGGCAGGCTGCTTGCAGCTCAATGCCAGGAGTTTCCTGATGGGTCAGGGTGGGGAGGCTACGCACCACACAAGGTCACCCTACTCCACTTTCTACCCGCCCTACCACAGCCCTGAGCTCACCACTCCCCCAGGGCATGGAACTCTTGATAATTCCAAGTCCATGAAACCCTACAATTATTGCAGTGCGTATGAATCCTTCTATGAAAGCACTTCCCCTGAGTGTGCCAGCCCTCAGTTTGAAGGTCCCTTAAGTCCTCCCCCAATTAACTATAATGGGATATTTTCCCTGAAGCAAGAAGAAACCTTGGACTATGGCAAAAATTACAATTACGGCATGCATTACTGTGCAgtgccacccaggggtccccttGGGCAGGGTGCCATGTTCAGGTTGCCCACCGACAGCCACTTCCCTTACGACTTACATCTGCGCAGCCAATCTCTCACCATGCAAGATGAATTAAATGCAGTTTTTCATAattaa
- the NEUROD6 gene encoding neurogenic differentiation factor 6 isoform X1, whose product MLTLPFDESVVMPESQMCRKFSRECEDQKQIKKPESFSKQIVLRGKSIKRAPGEETEKEEEEEDREEEDENGLPRRRGLRKKKTTKLRLERVKFRRQEANARERNRMHGLNDALDNLRKVVPCYSKTQKLSKIETLRLAKNYIWALSEILRIGKRPDLLTFVQNLCKGLSQPTTNLVAGCLQLNARSFLMGQGGEATHHTRSPYSTFYPPYHSPELTTPPGHGTLDNSKSMKPYNYCSAYESFYESTSPECASPQFEGPLSPPPINYNGIFSLKQEETLDYGKNYNYGMHYCAVPPRGPLGQGAMFRLPTDSHFPYDLHLRSQSLTMQDELNAVFHN is encoded by the coding sequence ATGTTAACACTACCGTTTGATGAGTCTGTTGTAATGCCAGAATCCCAGATGTGCAGAAAGTTTTCTAGAGAATGTGAGGACCAGAAGCAAATTAAGAAACCAGAAAGCTTTTCCAAACAGATTGTCCTTCGAGGAAAGAGCATCAAAAGGGCCCCAGGAGAAGAAAccgagaaggaagaagaggaggaagacagggaggaggaagatgaaaaTGGCTTGCCCAGAAGGAGGggtcttaggaaaaaaaagacgACCAAACTCCGACTGGAGAGGGTCAAGTTCAGGAGACAGGAAGCTAACGCACGCGAGAGAAACAGGATGCACGGCCTCAACGACGCTCTGGACAATTTAAGAAAAGTGGTCCCCTGCTATTCCAAAACCCAAAAACTGTCCAAAATAGAAACTTTACGACTGGCCAAAAACTACATCTGGGCACTTTCTGAAATTCTGAGAATTGGCAAGAGACCTGACCTGCTCACGTTCGTCCAAAACTTATGCAAAGGTCTTTCCCAGCCAACTACAAACTTGGTGGCAGGCTGCTTGCAGCTCAATGCCAGGAGTTTCCTGATGGGTCAGGGTGGGGAGGCTACGCACCACACAAGGTCACCCTACTCCACTTTCTACCCGCCCTACCACAGCCCTGAGCTCACCACTCCCCCAGGGCATGGAACTCTTGATAATTCCAAGTCCATGAAACCCTACAATTATTGCAGTGCGTATGAATCCTTCTATGAAAGCACTTCCCCTGAGTGTGCCAGCCCTCAGTTTGAAGGTCCCTTAAGTCCTCCCCCAATTAACTATAATGGGATATTTTCCCTGAAGCAAGAAGAAACCTTGGACTATGGCAAAAATTACAATTACGGCATGCATTACTGTGCAgtgccacccaggggtccccttGGGCAGGGTGCCATGTTCAGGTTGCCCACCGACAGCCACTTCCCTTACGACTTACATCTGCGCAGCCAATCTCTCACCATGCAAGATGAATTAAATGCAGTTTTTCATAattaa